Below is a genomic region from Macaca thibetana thibetana isolate TM-01 chromosome 1, ASM2454274v1, whole genome shotgun sequence.
aaacaaagtaaaagcaCATTAATTATTTTGTGTTGTTACATGTAGAAATTATGTCAATATATGAGTATAAGCATTATTACATTAATGGTAATATACGTACAGACATGTACTATAATATATTGCATATAACATACTGACAATGTATGCTATGTAATTAACATCTATgttgttaaaattaatattaattatagcATTGTTTTgaattaaacatattatttaaatttatttgactGCTTAAATGTAcctattagaaaattttaaattatgttatatttctattggacaacTCTGCTCTAGGGTGTTCAAACCAACTTGGAAAGAGGAAATACGAAGGGAATAGGGAAGGCCATGATTATTCTTTCAGGAAAGAGAATATCCCAAACACTCTTGTCATGGCCCCCAGGACTTCCTTATTCCTCAGGCTGTAGATAATGGGATTGAGCATGGGGGTAAGGATGGTGTAGAAGACTGCCAGGATCTTGTCTTCAGCTGGTGAGCGGAGATTCCTTGGCCGAAGATAGGTGTAGACAAAAGGTGCATAGTAAAAGACCACAACAGTTAAATGTGTTGATATGGTACTTAAggccttttttctcccttcctttgaGCGCATATGATAGACAGCAAATAGGACTCGGCCATAAGAAGCAGTGATGCCAATGAAAGGAAAGAGCAGATAGAGGCTTGTACTTACAAAAACCATATATTCATAGACCCAAGTATCTGTACAGGCAATAAGCAACATGGCTGGGACATCGCAGAAGAAATGGTCAATGGCCCTAGTCCTGCAGTAGGGAATATGGAGGGTAGAGACTGTGTGTACCAAGGAGTTGATGGAACCCAGTGTCCAAGAGCCTCCAATAATCTTCATACACATCATTTTACTCATGTGGAGGGGGTAATGCAGAGGATGGCAGATGGCCACATAACGGTCGTAGGCCATGGAGGTCAGCAGTAAGCCTTCAGAACCCGCCATGGTCAGGAAGAAGAAGCTTTGCACACCGCATCCCAGGAAGGAGATGCCTTTCTGGCCAGAGAGGAAGTTGTACGCCATCTTGGGGACGGTGGTGGAGATGTATATCAGGTCCATGAGGGAGAGCTGGCTGAGAAGAAAGTACATCGGTGTGTGGAGACGAGGATCCACATGGATGAGGTGAATCATGGCCAAGTTACCCACTGAGGCCAGAAAGAATATGAGGATGATAAGGCACAAGAGGAATATGCCAGTTTGATTTGGGGGAAGCAGACCcaacaaaatgaaatcatttgaAGTGTGATTCCATTTCTCCATGAAAACTTTCTGCTGTAACTGTgtcaaaagagaaatagaaacaaaagcaaagcagaaaacatgaaatgaaacacaacagaaaaacaaaaaggaactgAGTTTTTCAATGTTTGTTTACAATGCGTTGTTTCTCCACTAACACTGCAGGTTTTGTTGAATCAATTTCTGTATCTGAATGGAATGTTCCCTACCCAATTGTTTCTGGTAAGCATCTCAGCAAGTCACAGATACATGTGAGGTCTTTCAGTAGAAAATCTAGCCCTGTAGGCGGCAAGATAAAGAAGATAATTAAAGCATTCCTTTCTAGATAACTCCTCTCCAGTTattgggggaaccacccccaatAATTCAACAtagcttcttttctattttccctaagtgtcagctggtctgagaaataaagggaaagagtacaaaagagagaaattttaaagctgggtgtcggGGGAGACACCACATGTCGGCAGGTTGTGTGATGCCCCtcaagccacaaaaccagcaagtttttattagtgattttcaaagagaagagagtgtacaaatagggtgtgggtcacagagatcacatgcttcacaaggcaataaaatatcacaaagcaaatggggGCAGAGCGAGATCACAGGactggggcgaaattaaaattgctaatgaagttttgggaatgcattgtcattgataacatcttatcaggagacagggtttgagagcagacaacctgtctgactaaaatttactaggcaggaatttcctcatccGAATaggcctgggagcactacaggagactggggcttatttcatcccttatctgcaaccATAAAAGACAGACATACCTAGAGTGGacattttagagacctccccctaggaatgtgttctctttctctgggctgttccttgctgagaaaaagaattcagtgatatttctcctattcacttttgtaagaagagaaatatggctctgttccgcccGGCTCTCAGTCATtcagacctaatggttatctcccttgttccctgaacatcgctgttatcctgttcttttttcaaggtgtgCCCgtatttcatattgtttaaacacacaggctttatgaacaatttgtgcagttaacacaatcatcacaggatcctgaggtgacatacatcctcagcttacaaagatgacgggattaagaaattaaagacaggcataggaaatcacaagagtattgactggggaaatgataaatgtccatgaaatcttcacaatttatgttcagagattgcattaaagacaggtgtaagaaattataaaagtattaatttggggaactgataaatgtccatgaaatcttcacaatttatgttcttctgcaatggcttcagctggtccctctgttcagggtccctgactttcCGCAACAACCAGTAATATCACTTATGAGTTATTGGCAAGTCACAGGAACTGAGGAAGGCAGGAATACCTACATTCCCCAATGTTTTTATCTAATAGGGCATAATTACAATAGAAACTGTCATGTATGACTCAGAAACTTTCTATATGCTTAAATTATAAGTACTGAATTACCTAGCCCTCTTCTTCATCTTTAATTTCTGGTCATTCCTCCCCAGCTGACACTATTCCAGCAAGATAAATCTCAATCCTCTCCTTGATACTCTGCTTTTCATATTCCTGACAGGCACTTCTGTGCCTTTCCTGAAAATGTACCCACAATGCAAATCGCTCCTTGAACTATAAAGGTTTTGTAAGTCTGATAAGattcacattaattttaaaatattatttaaacattctCTCTTCCCTAATAAGGTTTTCAGATGTTGAAGACCTACAGAACTCAATATCAAATGCATGGATATTTGCATACAATATTCTTTTCTTCATGTAAGTAAATTATACATAGTAAACCTCACAGATTGCATagtaggtttattttattttttttttaaattgtatttgcCACAGCTGGAAGCAAAAAGTAGTGTCATAATGGAAATATAACAGATCAgtaaattatataacatatatatatatacacacacacacacatacacatgtatatgtgtatgtacatatctacctatctattttctatttatctataCTATATATAGGAGTCTTTGAGGTACCATAAATTATTTCAACTCTTCTTCACATTATTTATTACAACCTTTCCACAACATAAATTCTGTGAATTTAGGCATTTTATCTTCAGTTTTCAAGTATTTAAAGTCGTATTTATAGATGTAAATAATAACCTTCTCAAATACTGTTAGTGATAGAATCACATTTTGATCCTGTGTAGCAGCTTCAAATTTTTAGTCATTTCAGTACCCCCAATTTAATAATTATATGGTAAATGCCTTCCTGTGTGTAAAACACTTCAGTCAACTTAAATTCTGTAATTATTGCTGTGCTGCAAAAGATCAAGCCTACTTAAATTTTCAGACTTGTTTGAAGCATACGGAGATTAGAGAGGATGTTCACTCTTTGTTCTTGTAGTCTGATTTTCAGTACCATAGATGACAGTAGAATCAAGCACCTGCAAATCTATTCAACTGGAAAAGCCAGTGTGAGTAGGAGGACATTTGTGATTTATGACTTAAGTATGTCTTCCTTTCTGAATTCCTTTACTTAATCCAGGTTTAAATCCAGGGGAAGAAATGTGGCAGCAGGATCCCTTGAGGTGTGTCCAATACCAAGGCCTGAACAAGCTGACTTGGGTCTAAGTTTATGTGTTCCATCCTGGAGTTGTTTTGAAGGGAGACATTTTGATTCTTTCTTGCATAGACCACAGCCTCCGAGTATGATAAAGATTGTTTTATGGCACTTATTACAATAACGATTTTGTTTCCAAAAATGGAAAGGTGGCATGTTGTTGGGCAATGGAAGAGAATAgctacttttaggatcctgtGAATCTAGAACTTGAAACTTTTAGGTCATGAAATATTGGAGTTTGAGTTTAGGATCTATTTCCATTGTTGTCCAGCAGCTTTCCTTATTAGACATGGGACCTTATTTAATGCAACGGAATTACAGGAAGCATCACTCTGTTGGTTACATTATTGCTGGGTAAATATTGTTCCTGTAGCTACCAAGTGAGTCTAAGATTAGTGACTGCCTTGGTCATTCTTGTTGATTTAAAGAATGGCACTGAGACAAATTAATATAGAAAGTGCATCTGGGCCAAGTTTGAGGGCTGCAGCCCAGAAACACTTCCTTGGGAAGTACCCTGGAGAACAAAGAAGAGACCCAAGTTTCTAAGGTAAAGAAAGGGAGGAATCAGGAGAGGAGACAAATTCTAAACTTGTTAGTCAGAAAGTCTCACTGATTTCAGAAACAACATTGATCAGTGATTGGTTATGCATTATTTAACTATAGGATATGTGGTATAGGGCATTGATAGGTTAATTCATGGCTAGTGGACACAAGTCGGTCTACAGCCCCCATAGCACGTAGCTTCAGAAGACGATTACCTTGCTCAAGGAAGAGTGAGATGTGACTGCGGCCACATTTTCAatgtctctctgggcctgatagtTTAAAGGAGGCTTGCattcctcaggaaaaaaaatttttttctttctcattctaaaAGATACATTGATGAAATTTATAGAGTTAAAGAAAGCCCTCATTTCATAGGAACTAATAGCATAAATGTAGCAACTGTAGGGTCctgaatttattttgcaaatgttaTGAATAGTTAactcataacatt
It encodes:
- the LOC126943517 gene encoding olfactory receptor 2L13-like produces the protein MEKWNHTSNDFILLGLLPPNQTGIFLLCLIILIFFLASVGNLAMIHLIHVDPRLHTPMYFLLSQLSLMDLIYISTTVPKMAYNFLSGQKGISFLGCGVQSFFFLTMAGSEGLLLTSMAYDRYVAICHPLHYPLHMSKMMCMKIIGGSWTLGSINSLVHTVSTLHIPYCRTRAIDHFFCDVPAMLLIACTDTWVYEYMVFVSTSLYLLFPFIGITASYGRVLFAVYHMRSKEGRKKALSTISTHLTVVVFYYAPFVYTYLRPRNLRSPAEDKILAVFYTILTPMLNPIIYSLRNKEVLGAMTRVFGIFSFLKE